DNA sequence from the Leptolyngbya sp. CCY15150 genome:
GGTTAGGAAACTCTCTCGCAAGTTTGCGATCAATGCACTCATCCAGCAGGATTTTCATCCTATGCCACCATGCCAACAAGTCGTTTTCCAGCTTCTTCCAGTAGGGTGATGACCTGTTCTTGAGTGACAGTCGGAAACCCATCCAAAAAATCGTTGATAGATTCTCCTGCTTTGAGATAGTCCAGCAGCGTCTGAATAGGAACCCTAGTACCAGCAAAAACTGGAGTACCGCTCAT
Encoded proteins:
- a CDS encoding DUF433 domain-containing protein, producing the protein MLENSPVISASPDIMSGTPVFAGTRVPIQTLLDYLKAGESINDFLDGFPTVTQEQVITLLEEAGKRLVGMVA